One segment of Triticum aestivum cultivar Chinese Spring chromosome 2A, IWGSC CS RefSeq v2.1, whole genome shotgun sequence DNA contains the following:
- the LOC123190392 gene encoding FCS-Like Zinc finger 2, with product MAASVACAFFFDAEPVGEPGMPALDACALCAKPLARDSDVFMYRGDTPFCSEECRHEQMHLDAVSARQAARRVQRFSAEAECHRGQRQSRKVSIAS from the coding sequence ATGGCGGCATCGGTGGCCTGCGCCTTCTTCTTCGACGCCGAGCCGGTGGGCGAGCCCGGCATGCCGGCGCTGGACGCGTGCGCGCTCTGCGCCAAGCCGCTGGCGCGTGACAGCGACGTCTTCATGTACAGAGGGGACACGCCCTTCTGCAGCGAGGAGTGCCGCCACGAGCAGATGCACCTCGACGCCGTCTCCGCCAGGCAGGCCGCCCGGAGGGTGCAGCGGTTCTCCGCGGAGGCGGAGTGCCACCGTGGGCAGCGGCAGTCCAGGAAGGTGTCCATCGCCAGCTAG
- the LOC123186067 gene encoding FCS-Like Zinc finger 2-like, translating to MAASAACSFFFDAEQLGEPGMPAMDACALCAKPLARDSDVFMYRGDTPYCSEECRHEEMHLDAVCARQAARRLQRFSAETESHRGQRHSRKKVSVAS from the coding sequence ATGGCGGCATCAGCGGCCTGCTCCTTCTTCTTCGACGCCGAGCAGCTCGGCGAGCCCGGCATGCCGGCGATGGACGCGTGTGCGCTCTGCGCCAAGCCGCTGGCGCGCGACAGCGACGTCTTCATGTACAGAGGGGACACACCCTACTGTAGCGAGGAGTGCCGCCACGAGGAGATGCACCTCGACGCCGTCTGCGCCAGGCAGGCCGCCCGGAGGCTGCAGAGGTTCTCGGCGGAGACGGAATCCCACCGTGGGCAGCGGCACTCCAGGAAGAAGGTGTCCGTCGCAAGCTAA
- the LOC123190393 gene encoding FCS-Like Zinc finger 2 — MAASVACAFFFDAEPAGEPGKHALDACALCAKRLARDSDVFMYRGDTPFCSEECRHEQMHLDAVSARQAARRLQRFSPETESQSHRGQRPSRKVSIAS, encoded by the coding sequence ATGGCGGCATCGGTGGCCTGCGCCTTCTTCTTCGACGCCGAGCCGGCCGGCGAGCCCGGCAAGCACGCGCTGGACGCGTGCGCGCTCTGCGCCAAGCGGCTGGCGCGCGACAGCGACGTCTTCATGTACCGAGGGGACACGCCCTTCTGCAGCGAGGAGTGCCGCCACGAGCAGATGCACCTCGACGCCGTCTCCGCCAGGCAGGCCGCGCGGAGGCTGCAGCGCTTCTCGCCGGAGACGGAGTCCCAGTCCCACCGTGGGCAGCGGCCGTCCAGGAAGGTGTCCATCGCCAGCTAG